In Hamadaea flava, a genomic segment contains:
- a CDS encoding MEDS domain-containing protein, whose amino-acid sequence MSDPITVDELRPGDHACLTYSDSDERLDIVAAFVADGLDRGDKIICYTEELSADQMAAELVSREVTGARDGQLIIAPSRDVGLVGVGAQPVVDVLGAELAVSVEQGYPGLRVSADMCWAVAPSPAVERLAEFETALGSLFTSGKLTAICEYDRDRFDPVTLSFAARSHAKTVAALAYHDDPVLRICRQHRPPGVRIAGELDFTHRDPLEQALSEAVRLDRHLYLNLAKLHFIDVACATLVAKTAFSLPPGRTMTIVASSMVTSVLRLLGVEDSGASLTGGRSSGGSFSDGSVGGDVRLRLIEADERP is encoded by the coding sequence GTGTCGGATCCGATCACGGTGGACGAGTTGCGGCCGGGCGATCACGCCTGCCTGACGTACTCGGACAGCGACGAACGGCTGGACATCGTGGCCGCGTTCGTCGCCGACGGCCTGGATCGCGGCGACAAGATCATCTGTTACACCGAGGAACTGTCCGCCGACCAGATGGCGGCCGAGCTGGTCAGCCGCGAGGTGACCGGTGCCCGTGACGGGCAGCTCATCATCGCCCCGAGCCGCGACGTCGGCCTGGTCGGCGTCGGCGCGCAGCCCGTCGTCGACGTGCTCGGCGCGGAGCTGGCCGTCTCGGTCGAGCAGGGCTATCCAGGGCTGCGTGTGTCGGCCGACATGTGCTGGGCGGTCGCGCCGTCTCCGGCGGTCGAGCGGCTGGCCGAGTTCGAGACCGCACTGGGCAGTCTGTTCACCTCCGGCAAGCTGACCGCGATCTGCGAGTACGACCGGGACCGGTTCGACCCGGTGACCCTGTCCTTCGCCGCCCGGTCGCACGCCAAGACGGTCGCGGCGCTGGCGTACCACGACGATCCGGTACTGCGGATCTGCCGTCAGCACCGGCCCCCCGGCGTACGCATCGCCGGCGAGCTGGACTTCACCCATCGCGACCCGCTGGAACAGGCGTTGTCCGAGGCTGTGCGGCTCGACCGGCACCTCTACCTGAACCTGGCCAAGCTCCATTTCATCGATGTCGCCTGCGCGACGCTCGTGGCGAAGACGGCGTTCTCCCTGCCGCCGGGCCGCACGATGACGATCGTGGCCTCTTCGATGGTGACCTCGGTGCTGCGCCTGCTCGGCGTCGAGGACTCCGGCGCGTCGCTGACGGGTGGCCGGTCGTCCGGCGGTTCGTTCTCGGACGGCTCCGTGGGCGGCGACGTTCGGCTCAGATTGATAGAAGCCGATGAGCGCCCCTGA
- a CDS encoding ATP-binding protein, with translation MSAPDLRPPDRDRPDVAAELLEQQFDAAGLYSLRSAIAAHASELGADSRRAGEIVLACHELAINAVRHGGGRGRLRLWRSGDLLYCEVTDDGPGLSDPDAGSQPVPLAEPGGRGLWIVRRLAESIEIANHQGTTITVAFALH, from the coding sequence ATGAGCGCCCCTGACCTGCGCCCTCCCGACCGCGACCGGCCTGACGTCGCGGCCGAACTGCTCGAGCAGCAGTTCGACGCGGCGGGCTTGTATTCGCTGCGCTCGGCGATCGCCGCCCACGCCTCGGAGTTGGGCGCCGACAGCCGAAGGGCGGGCGAGATCGTGCTGGCCTGCCACGAACTGGCGATCAACGCCGTACGCCACGGTGGCGGCCGGGGCCGGCTGCGCCTGTGGCGCTCCGGTGACCTGCTCTACTGCGAGGTCACCGACGACGGCCCCGGGCTGTCCGACCCGGACGCCGGCTCCCAGCCGGTGCCGCTCGCCGAACCGGGCGGTCGCGGACTCTGGATCGTCCGGCGGCTCGCCGAGAGCATCGAGATCGCCAACCATCAGGGCACGACGATCACCGTCGCGTTCGCCCTCCACTAG
- a CDS encoding TetR/AcrR family transcriptional regulator, whose amino-acid sequence MSMPYEATGRVGQKARTRQALVDATRRLLAEGQTPQVEEAAEAAGISRTTAYRYFPNQRVLLMAAHPEISPDTLLGPDAPATLPERLDAFVAAFCEYNFTWEHQLRAALRVSLGPDAERPTLRQGRAVAWVEDALAPLRVTHPAVDVHALAIAIRSAIGIETLIWLSDVAGYDEAQAARTVRQTARALLDAATGR is encoded by the coding sequence ATGTCCATGCCCTATGAGGCGACCGGCCGGGTCGGCCAGAAGGCCCGCACCCGGCAGGCCCTCGTCGACGCGACCCGGCGATTGCTCGCCGAGGGCCAGACGCCGCAGGTCGAGGAGGCCGCCGAGGCGGCGGGGATCTCGCGTACCACGGCGTACCGCTACTTCCCGAATCAGCGGGTGCTGCTCATGGCGGCGCACCCGGAGATCTCGCCCGACACGTTGCTCGGCCCGGACGCGCCCGCCACCCTGCCCGAACGGCTCGACGCGTTCGTCGCGGCGTTCTGCGAATACAACTTCACCTGGGAGCATCAACTGCGCGCTGCTTTACGCGTATCCCTTGGGCCGGATGCGGAACGGCCGACGTTGCGGCAGGGCCGCGCGGTGGCCTGGGTCGAGGATGCGTTGGCGCCCTTGCGCGTGACGCATCCGGCGGTGGACGTGCACGCGCTGGCGATCGCGATCCGCTCGGCGATCGGCATCGAGACGCTGATCTGGCTGTCGGATGTGGCCGGATACGACGAGGCCCAAGCCGCGCGGACAGTACGCCAGACTGCCCGCGCCCTGCTCGACGCGGCCACCGGTCGGTAG
- a CDS encoding ABC transporter permease: protein MNVTMFRTELRLYFRDIAAVVFGILLAPAILAILGSVPAFREANPALGGRSTLSVYVPIMLTMAVAMVALSMLPAQLATYRERGILRRLAATPARPRDLLTAQAFAHLTVLGIGVLLVLGVGWLAYGVDLPGNPLAFVLGFLLVAACLFGFGLLLASVGSAKLTQGLGSLTFFPLMFFAGLWVPLEVMPKTLQRIGEFTPLGAGVQVMQDAAAGHWPQALHIVVLCAYAAVAWTAAARFFRWS, encoded by the coding sequence ATGAACGTCACCATGTTCCGCACCGAGCTGCGCCTCTACTTCCGCGACATCGCGGCCGTCGTCTTCGGCATCCTGCTCGCCCCGGCCATCTTGGCGATCCTGGGCAGCGTGCCGGCCTTCCGGGAGGCCAACCCCGCGCTCGGCGGGCGTTCGACGCTCTCGGTCTATGTGCCGATCATGCTCACCATGGCGGTGGCGATGGTCGCGCTCAGCATGCTGCCGGCGCAGCTGGCGACCTACCGGGAACGCGGCATCCTGCGCCGGCTGGCGGCCACTCCGGCCCGGCCCCGCGACCTGCTCACCGCGCAGGCGTTCGCCCACCTCACCGTGCTGGGCATCGGAGTGCTGCTGGTGCTCGGGGTCGGCTGGCTGGCGTACGGGGTCGACCTGCCGGGCAACCCGCTGGCGTTCGTGCTCGGCTTCCTGCTCGTCGCGGCCTGCCTGTTCGGCTTCGGGCTGCTGCTGGCCTCGGTGGGCTCGGCGAAGCTGACGCAGGGCCTCGGGTCGCTGACCTTCTTCCCCCTGATGTTCTTCGCCGGCCTGTGGGTGCCGCTCGAGGTGATGCCGAAGACGCTGCAGCGCATCGGCGAGTTCACCCCGCTCGGCGCGGGCGTCCAGGTCATGCAGGACGCGGCGGCCGGTCACTGGCCGCAGGCGCTGCACATCGTGGTGCTCTGCGCCTACGCGGCGGTGGCGTGGACCGCGGCCGCCCGGTTCTTCCGCTGGTCCTGA
- a CDS encoding ABC transporter ATP-binding protein, producing the protein MTATPKVLEVTNLHKRYGERVAVEDVTFSVERGEIFGILGRNGAGKTTTVECVGGLRTPDRGDIRVLGLDPQRDRERLRRILGMQLQESSLQDRITAGEALHLFASFYPNPARPEQLLDDLGLTGSANTAYAKLSGGQKQRLSIALALVGNPRLAILDELTTGLDPQARRDTWQLISDIRDRGVTILLVTHFMDEAERLCDRVAVIHDGRIAALDTPAGLTALVATGQVLTFRVARPVTLDGLPGVSDVAVDGEHVTVRGTEEALPAVVAELSRQGLAPLGLRVEQSTLDDAFVQLTAVSASTETATPDAIDGANR; encoded by the coding sequence ATGACAGCCACTCCGAAAGTCCTCGAAGTCACGAACCTGCACAAGCGCTACGGCGAGCGCGTGGCCGTCGAAGACGTGACCTTCTCCGTCGAGCGCGGCGAGATCTTCGGCATCCTCGGGCGCAACGGCGCCGGCAAGACCACCACCGTCGAATGCGTCGGCGGACTGCGTACGCCCGACCGGGGCGACATCCGGGTGCTGGGCCTGGATCCGCAGCGCGACCGGGAACGGCTGCGCCGGATCCTCGGCATGCAGCTGCAGGAGTCCAGCCTGCAGGATCGCATCACGGCCGGCGAGGCGCTGCACCTGTTCGCCTCGTTCTATCCGAACCCGGCCCGGCCGGAGCAGCTGCTCGACGACCTGGGGCTGACCGGCTCGGCGAACACGGCGTACGCGAAGCTGTCGGGCGGGCAGAAGCAGCGGCTGTCGATCGCGCTGGCGCTGGTCGGCAATCCGCGGCTGGCGATCCTGGACGAGCTGACGACCGGTCTCGACCCGCAGGCCCGGCGCGACACGTGGCAGCTCATCTCCGACATCCGCGACCGGGGCGTGACGATTCTCCTGGTCACGCACTTCATGGACGAGGCCGAGCGGCTGTGTGACCGGGTCGCGGTGATCCACGACGGGCGGATCGCCGCCCTCGACACCCCGGCCGGCCTCACCGCGCTGGTCGCGACCGGCCAGGTGCTCACCTTCCGCGTCGCCCGGCCCGTCACCCTCGACGGGCTGCCCGGCGTCAGCGACGTCGCCGTCGACGGCGAGCACGTCACCGTGCGAGGCACGGAGGAAGCACTGCCGGCCGTCGTCGCCGAACTGTCGCGGCAGGGCTTGGCCCCGCTGGGCCTGCGCGTCGAGCAGTCCACACTCGACGACGCGTTCGTGCAGCTCACCGCAGTCTCCGCCAGCACCGAAACCGCCACTCCCGACGCTATCGATGGAGCGAACCGATGA
- a CDS encoding sensor histidine kinase has translation MTARLRAFAAGLELYALSLFGLLCLGPVLVVFTPGLLLGLVFLIPGPMVAVRRLTGLVRRRTRDLAGIEVRSPYAPEPPPPQPQADGWYRRDRQLFKRAWWPRMADRIDWVLGDNATWRDLGWMFLAPIGALPGVLPLVLPAAALWVAASAQLPDAAIGSLVAVTALAGLALAPSGLRSSARFHRRLLGGRVLRSDVHDVQADHRVRRWVGKASSPVVRLALLLLTSAIAIPVFVATVAALVLGYGLGLIFLVPWGQADLRWLADWRRSLAQWSGVSIPSPYRPLPPLVQRPDGMYRVGKNLYKTPRWALWTQRFYWVQTDPATWRELVWRGSDPIVGGLIAGVPVLLVVYGIWGQILPRIVHFFVGESPANFWYGTFIGHPAAAIPGGLALAALGVAIAPAALRLHGRWSRLLLKPSGDTALAQRVEQLTLSRADASDAAARELRRIERDLHDGPQARLVALGLRLGTIEALIDTDPAAAKEHTVQTQEAAAHALRELREVVRGIHPPVLAERGLADAVRALALDSPLTVTVDIDLQVRLPEPIEAAAYFSVAEALGNAAKHARARTVAVRLDLLPAGGADPAANGDVLRMIVRDDGRGGADPANGSGLRGLARRLGIFDGTVTLSSPPGGPTELIMELPCASSSPRTSTSSGRD, from the coding sequence ATGACGGCAAGGTTGCGCGCGTTCGCGGCAGGTCTGGAGCTCTACGCCCTGAGCCTGTTCGGCCTGCTGTGCCTCGGCCCGGTACTGGTCGTCTTCACCCCGGGCCTGCTGCTTGGTCTAGTCTTCCTCATCCCCGGCCCGATGGTGGCCGTGCGACGGTTGACCGGGTTGGTGCGGCGGCGTACTCGGGACCTGGCGGGCATCGAGGTGCGGAGTCCCTACGCGCCCGAGCCGCCCCCGCCGCAACCCCAGGCCGATGGCTGGTACCGGCGCGATCGTCAGCTGTTCAAGAGGGCCTGGTGGCCGCGGATGGCCGATCGCATCGACTGGGTTCTGGGCGACAACGCGACCTGGCGCGACCTCGGCTGGATGTTCCTCGCCCCGATCGGCGCGCTGCCCGGCGTGCTGCCGCTCGTGTTGCCCGCCGCGGCCTTGTGGGTTGCCGCGTCCGCACAGCTGCCAGACGCCGCAATCGGCAGCCTGGTCGCGGTCACCGCGCTGGCCGGGCTCGCGCTCGCGCCGTCCGGTCTGCGGTCGTCGGCCCGGTTCCACCGCCGCCTGCTGGGCGGCCGGGTGCTGCGCTCCGACGTCCACGACGTCCAGGCAGACCATCGAGTACGCCGCTGGGTCGGCAAGGCGTCCTCACCAGTGGTCCGCCTGGCCCTTCTGCTGCTCACAAGTGCCATCGCGATCCCGGTGTTCGTCGCGACGGTGGCCGCGCTGGTCCTCGGCTACGGGCTCGGCCTGATCTTCCTCGTCCCCTGGGGGCAGGCCGATCTGCGCTGGCTGGCGGACTGGCGGCGGTCGCTGGCCCAGTGGTCGGGCGTGTCGATCCCGAGTCCCTATCGGCCGTTGCCGCCCCTGGTGCAGCGGCCCGACGGCATGTACCGAGTGGGCAAGAACCTCTACAAGACACCGCGCTGGGCGCTGTGGACCCAGCGGTTCTACTGGGTGCAGACCGATCCGGCGACCTGGCGGGAACTGGTGTGGCGGGGGAGCGATCCGATCGTCGGCGGACTGATCGCCGGAGTTCCGGTGCTCCTGGTGGTCTACGGGATCTGGGGCCAGATCCTGCCCCGAATCGTGCACTTCTTCGTCGGCGAGTCGCCCGCGAACTTCTGGTACGGCACCTTCATCGGCCATCCCGCCGCCGCGATCCCGGGCGGGCTGGCGCTGGCGGCGCTCGGGGTGGCGATCGCCCCCGCCGCGCTGCGGCTGCACGGGCGCTGGAGCCGGCTGCTGCTCAAGCCATCCGGTGACACCGCGCTCGCGCAGCGGGTCGAGCAGCTGACGCTGTCCCGCGCCGACGCCAGTGACGCCGCCGCTCGCGAGCTGCGGCGCATCGAACGCGACCTGCACGACGGCCCGCAGGCCCGGCTGGTCGCGCTCGGTCTGCGCCTCGGCACGATCGAGGCGCTCATCGACACCGATCCGGCCGCGGCCAAGGAACACACCGTGCAGACCCAGGAGGCGGCCGCGCACGCGCTGCGCGAACTCCGCGAGGTCGTCCGGGGCATCCATCCGCCGGTGCTGGCCGAACGCGGCCTGGCCGACGCAGTACGCGCGCTGGCGCTGGACAGTCCGCTCACCGTGACCGTCGACATCGACCTGCAGGTGCGGCTGCCCGAGCCGATCGAGGCGGCGGCGTACTTCTCCGTGGCGGAGGCGTTGGGCAACGCCGCGAAGCACGCCCGCGCCCGGACCGTCGCCGTCCGGCTCGACCTGCTCCCGGCCGGTGGCGCCGACCCGGCCGCCAACGGCGACGTGCTGCGGATGATCGTCCGCGACGACGGCCGGGGCGGCGCGGATCCGGCCAATGGCAGTGGCCTGCGCGGCCTGGCGCGTCGGCTCGGTATCTTCGACGGGACCGTCACGCTGTCGAGCCCGCCCGGCGGCCCCACCGAGCTGATCATGGAGCTGCCATGCGCGTCGTCCTCGCCGAGGACCTCTACCTCCTCCGGGAGGGACTGA
- a CDS encoding response regulator has product MRVVLAEDLYLLREGLIQLLTAHGFTVVAAAETGPELAAALAEHEPDIAIVDVRLPPTNTDEGLRIALEARRRRPGLPVLVLSQHVEQLYARELLEDGSGGVGYLLKDRVLNAGQFVDAIRRVAAGGTAMDPDVIAKLLTRARPDSPVDQLTPREKEVLGLMAEGRSNAAIAQRLFMSEGAVGKHTAGIFGKLGLGPSDDDNRRVLAVLAYLNSGR; this is encoded by the coding sequence ATGCGCGTCGTCCTCGCCGAGGACCTCTACCTCCTCCGGGAGGGACTGATCCAGCTGCTGACGGCGCACGGGTTCACCGTCGTCGCGGCGGCCGAGACGGGTCCTGAGCTGGCGGCGGCGTTGGCCGAGCACGAGCCCGACATCGCGATCGTGGACGTACGCCTGCCCCCGACCAACACCGACGAAGGACTGCGGATCGCGTTGGAGGCCCGACGCCGGCGCCCCGGTCTGCCGGTCCTGGTGCTGTCCCAGCACGTCGAGCAGCTGTACGCCCGCGAACTGCTCGAAGACGGCTCGGGCGGAGTCGGCTACCTGCTCAAGGACCGGGTGCTCAACGCCGGTCAGTTCGTCGACGCGATCCGTCGCGTGGCGGCGGGCGGCACCGCGATGGACCCCGACGTCATCGCGAAGCTCCTCACGCGGGCCCGGCCGGACAGCCCGGTCGACCAGCTGACCCCCCGGGAGAAGGAAGTCCTCGGGCTGATGGCCGAAGGCCGGTCGAACGCCGCGATCGCCCAGCGGCTGTTCATGAGCGAGGGCGCGGTCGGCAAGCACACCGCCGGAATCTTCGGCAAACTCGGGCTCGGCCCGTCCGACGACGACAACCGGCGAGTGCTGGCGGTGCTGGCGTACCTGAACAGCGGCCGCTAA
- a CDS encoding class I SAM-dependent methyltransferase, with protein MTAASAEPPADAARTADPRTTAGRPFDELLAEAAEADVDGWDFSWLDGRATEQRPSWGYLRRMSALMAGARVAVDVQTGGGEVLAEVPALAPTTYATEGWPPNLALARRTLQPLGVSVVEAAEDGPLPFPDETFDLVVSRHPNVVGWAEVARVLQPGGVYFSQQIGPGSNRELTEFFLGPQTYGPEREPETARRELTAAGLVLDELRAESLVVTFADVGAVVYFIRKVIWAVPDFTVEKYHDTLLALHEHIQRHGRFESHAQRMLVVAHKPSV; from the coding sequence ATGACCGCCGCATCCGCTGAACCGCCTGCCGACGCAGCCCGGACAGCCGATCCCCGGACGACCGCCGGGAGGCCGTTCGACGAGCTGCTCGCCGAAGCGGCCGAGGCCGACGTGGACGGCTGGGACTTCTCCTGGCTGGACGGCCGGGCGACCGAGCAGCGGCCGTCCTGGGGATACTTGCGGCGGATGTCGGCGTTGATGGCCGGGGCCCGGGTCGCCGTCGACGTCCAGACCGGCGGCGGCGAGGTGCTGGCCGAGGTCCCGGCGCTCGCCCCCACGACGTACGCGACCGAGGGCTGGCCGCCGAACCTGGCGCTGGCCCGGCGTACGCTCCAGCCGTTAGGCGTGTCGGTCGTCGAGGCGGCCGAGGACGGTCCGCTCCCCTTCCCGGACGAGACGTTCGACCTGGTGGTCAGCCGTCATCCGAACGTCGTCGGGTGGGCCGAGGTCGCCCGGGTACTGCAGCCGGGCGGGGTCTACTTCAGCCAACAGATCGGGCCGGGGTCCAATCGCGAGCTGACGGAGTTCTTCCTCGGGCCGCAGACCTACGGGCCGGAGCGCGAGCCGGAGACCGCCCGGCGGGAGCTGACGGCCGCCGGTCTCGTCCTCGACGAGCTGCGGGCCGAATCGCTGGTGGTCACGTTCGCCGACGTCGGCGCGGTGGTCTACTTCATCCGCAAGGTGATCTGGGCGGTGCCGGACTTCACCGTCGAGAAGTACCACGACACGTTGCTGGCGCTGCACGAGCACATCCAGCGGCATGGCCGGTTCGAGTCGCACGCCCAGCGGATGTTGGTCGTCGCCCACAAACCGTCGGTTTAG
- a CDS encoding CU044_2847 family protein: MAELLRFESDFGTVYVEERDDSGLERVGVFSRAKPAKEKLEVALAQVRPAFQAAITALSDLPVAPDEFEIEVGLTLTAEAGALIARTAAEGHLVVRAVWRNPVAGRE; this comes from the coding sequence GTGGCTGAACTCCTCCGCTTCGAATCCGACTTCGGCACTGTGTACGTCGAAGAGCGCGACGACAGCGGGCTGGAGCGCGTCGGCGTGTTCAGCCGCGCCAAGCCCGCCAAGGAGAAGCTCGAGGTCGCCCTGGCCCAAGTCCGGCCGGCCTTCCAAGCCGCGATCACGGCCCTGTCCGACCTTCCGGTCGCACCGGACGAGTTCGAGATCGAGGTCGGCCTGACACTGACCGCCGAGGCCGGTGCGCTCATCGCGCGTACCGCCGCGGAGGGACATCTGGTCGTGCGGGCGGTGTGGCGTAACCCGGTGGCGGGACGGGAGTGA
- a CDS encoding trypsin-like peptidase domain-containing protein, translating to MTGQPTLAGRVRVLAGDPERIVGAGVALSARRVLTCWHVVSDEPADALAVAEPSGVPIEADVTWSAPIGPHGEGDLAVLTTRAPLTGPPARLADCGDAEFDVRVIGNPAQSPAQILARARLVGPADPVTGWRQLDRLSTATVAVDRGFSGAGVFDPDGRVVGLTVARSQLGQQTVGWMIPVAAWRRLLPADLAPAVTAAPRTEPLSPTERSTLARALATVPTMLDPLARAELIAALPDAIRLRVRVTHRLLLDCRELITTTLDTDGGFPALYGRLSEREDPDSISLREFRALAASMRLLPAPDEED from the coding sequence GTGACCGGGCAGCCCACGCTGGCCGGCCGGGTCCGGGTGCTGGCAGGTGACCCGGAGCGGATCGTGGGCGCGGGGGTCGCGTTGTCCGCGCGCCGCGTCCTGACCTGCTGGCACGTGGTCTCCGACGAACCGGCCGACGCCCTGGCCGTCGCCGAGCCGTCCGGCGTGCCCATCGAAGCGGACGTGACCTGGTCGGCCCCGATCGGCCCGCACGGCGAAGGAGACCTGGCGGTGCTGACCACCCGCGCGCCGCTGACCGGGCCGCCCGCCCGCCTGGCCGACTGCGGCGACGCCGAATTCGACGTACGCGTCATCGGCAACCCCGCCCAGTCCCCGGCGCAGATCCTGGCCCGGGCGCGGCTGGTCGGCCCGGCCGACCCGGTCACCGGCTGGCGGCAGCTGGACCGGCTGTCCACCGCGACCGTCGCCGTCGACCGCGGCTTCAGCGGAGCGGGCGTGTTCGACCCGGACGGCCGCGTCGTCGGCCTCACCGTCGCACGTTCGCAACTCGGCCAGCAGACCGTGGGCTGGATGATCCCAGTGGCCGCCTGGCGCCGCCTGCTCCCCGCCGACCTCGCCCCAGCGGTGACCGCCGCGCCCCGGACCGAGCCACTGAGCCCCACCGAACGCAGTACGCTCGCCCGCGCCCTCGCCACCGTCCCCACCATGCTCGACCCGTTGGCGCGAGCCGAGCTGATCGCCGCACTGCCCGACGCCATCCGGCTCCGCGTACGCGTGACGCATCGCCTGCTCCTCGACTGCCGCGAACTGATCACCACCACACTCGACACGGACGGCGGATTCCCGGCCCTCTATGGGCGACTGTCCGAGCGGGAGGATCCCGATAGCATCTCTTTGCGGGAGTTCCGTGCACTCGCGGCGTCGATGCGGCTCCTGCCGGCACCGGACGAAGAGGACTGA